The nucleotide window aagatgttttaaaaatgtatatatatatataaattaattaatttaaaaaaagaaatatgcagtTGTGTAAATACTcatattatttcttcttgttttgaaAGTATACTACATTGATGACATCATTTTCTATTGCTATGCAAAAAAGTGTTCTTTATATCTTTCTAAGGTTATGAAAGTATTTTTTCTCATGTAGGGGCCTCAATACCAGAAAAGTGGGCCAGAAGCTGGGAGTTGGTTTTGATTTAATCTCCACTATCCAGGTAGTGGTCTAGTTACATAGTTCCTGTACCCTTTTCATATCTGAAAGATGGGGAATTTAAGAAGAATCGCTTCTCAACAAGATTGAGAAAAGAATTTCAAGctttaaaatgattttctgtAAGTGCCATATGAGTGGAAAATATCTGTATCACATATTAGAAGATCTGTGAATACCTGGAATTTCTGCTATTTTGACTATTTCCTCAGCCTTATTTTTGATGGAATTtggttgaaaaattaaaaattatattttctctagCCTGTCATTAGAAGCATCATAATTCTTAGTAGATCTCATAcaagatcattcttttttttaattaattaatatttatttttggctgcgttgggtcttcgttgctgcgcgcgggctttctctagttggcggtgagcgggggctactcttcgttgcggtgtgcgggcttctcactgtggtggcttcccttgttgcagagcacgggctctgggcacacgggcttcaataaTGGTGGCccacttagtagttgtggcttagtagttgtggcgcacgggcttagttgctccgtggcatgtgggatcttcccggaccagggctcgaacccgtgacacctgaattggcaggtggattcttaaccactgtgccaccagggaagtccacaagatcattcttttttttttttttttttttttttgcggtacgcgggcctctcactgttgtggcctctcccgttgcggagcacaggctccggacgcgcaggctcagcggccatggctcacgggcccagccgctccacggcatgtgggatcttcccggaccgggacacgaacccgtgtcccctgcatcagcaggcgaactctcaaccactgcgccaccagggaagcccccccacaaGATCATTCTTAACTGCATAGTAACAACCTCTGAAAGAAAGAGGTAGAGAAAAAACTGGAAGGTGTGAGTCCCACTGGGACAGTACGTCTGAGCTCTTCCCCTTTGCTTGCTAGGTGGAAGAGGAGCTGCAGGAGCAAGAATTCTTGGACCGCTGCTTCCAGGAGATGCTGGATGAGGAAGACCAGGACTGGTTTATTCCATCGCGAGACCTGCCTCAGGCCATGGGACAGTTGCAACAACAGTTAAATGGACTGTCAGTCAGTGATGGTCATGATTCTGAAGATATTTTGGTAAGAGCATATGTAGTTCCACATGTGACATAGTGAAAAGAATGTAGGATTTAGAGTCACAGACTCTCTTTTTGGCCCTACAACCTTGGGCAAGCCCTGGAGCCCCCTGAGCTGCTGATTCTTCACTCATCATTAATAAGGGGGTGCGTTGAAGATGCACTGCACCTCTTAAAGCATTAATAAGGGGGTGCGTTGGGCATTAATAAGGGGGTGCGTTGAAGATGCACTGCACCTCTTAAAGCACTGTGCAAATGTGATGGTTGCAGCATCACCAACTTTCATTTTCTCCCATGGGCTTTTCAAAGCAGAACTGGGAATAAGGATAAAAATTTGAACATGGAAGAGGTTTGGTTTCAAATTATCATTTGCTGCTGTCCTTTTCTTTTGCTATCCCTCAAAtctgtatttataattttgaatgaTGCTGTTATAAAAATTGCCTGTTCACTTTGGAAGGAATATACTCTTAAGAGACCATCTTCCACTTATAATTAGAAGCCCAGATAAATTAATTCCTTGCATTCCATGTTGGCCTAATGTCAGAATTCTGTAAGTGATATTGTTCTCACACAACTCACTTTCTGAATGATTGTGCCCTGCAGTTTGATGAGGTTTTAGATATTCACAAGAGAGTAGATAACCAGAGAGtacagaaagatgaaaaaaaaaaaaaatagggattgTGGTAACCAAACTACTTTGATGGAGTACTCTGATTTTCATCAAGTTAAGGTACTAATAAATTGAAAAAGTATTTTTGGAgtcaaatttaaatgaaatttaaatgaaagcaTCATGAAGGAAACAGGAGTCTAAAgtaggaaggagaaaatgaggtTAGCAGGGCTTAGTACATCAGAACACTGAGAGCAGCCCAGCAAGAAACAACTCAACAACAGCTTGAGTTGCAAGGAGTTCTGTTTTTTCTCTCCTTGAGGCTGAGAGGAAGGTACTGGTAATAACGGAAGCAAGGAGAAAATACGTTTTAAAGTACAGCTTGCCTTGGCATTTATTATCTCTTGGTTCTTATTTCAGAGCAAAAGTAACCTGAACCCGGATGCCAAGGAATTTATTCCAGGAGTGAAGTACTGAGCTGACAGAAAGCTTTGAGGAGAACTTGGACGTCCCCACATCTGGGGACGACGCTGCACAAAAAGGCGGAGCTGAAGAGGGGGGCGGGACGGGCAAGGGGTGCACAGTGGGGAAAGGGGACAGTGGTTTAACTCGACACTGTGATTGGAGTCACTAATGTGCTCAGTCTTTCTCTACGAGCCTCTGagtatttctcttttgttctacTGACTTTGATTTGGAGCAATTTCCTATTATTATTAGCTTTTTGATTTAGGGAAATTGCaattcccgcccccccccccatcagGAATGTTCTGCTGTATGTGTTTAAACAAAATAAGCTGACCAAGAAAATCTGGGTGTTTAAGAATGCCCTTCCCGCTCTGCTGTATACTTACCAAGGGCAGTGAACACCTGGAGCACTACTTACTCAGTCTGTTAAGCTGGATGGGAAGAGGGATGAGTGGAAGAAGCAGGTATTGTAAACCAGAATGCACAGCTCCGTGATCCCTGGGAGTTTCCTGTGATGAGCTGGGATTACCAGTGGCCTGCTGAGCCCATGTCTCCCTGCCTGAACCCCAttcaaggaaacacaggcttaaaGTACTGGAAACCAACAGGAGCAACTTTCATCAGCCATCTGGTTCATGAAAGTTGTAAAGCAGGAGAGGACTGGGATGGTGATTGTCACCTGAGCCGTTCAGTTACTGTTGGCCTACTCTTAAGCCTCTGTTTACAGCTACCATCAGACTCAAAATTTACAAGGTAAAAGAGCACTAGAGTGGATTTGCCATTTCGTCTCATGGTGTCTAGTCCCctgtctcccctccaccccaacccTACTCTGTTTTTGAGAAAAGGTAATGTTACCAAAGGTGTACGAGAGGCATGCGGTGCTGGCCATCAGCGTCAGCCTGGAGAAGTCATCCTTGAATCCTCTTAGTTAtgtcttaaatttattttgacagtttttttccAGCCTCATGAGGACTTGGTCCACCTGGTACCTTACTTTCCTTAGAAAGGTTTGTGCACTTTCACAAGTCAATGTATTTTTCAGGACACTAGCAAGAAGCTCAGTTCACAGTTTGGATGCTTCTTCCCACCTTACAGAATTATGCAGAAGAACTCCAAAAAAGCCTAGGAGAGCGAGTCCTGTTTGACCCTGTGACTGTGTGACCCACCAGGACAGTTGCGGCAGTTATAAAATTTTGCTGTTCCCCCATACCCAGGTTTTTGAGTTTTCTAGGTTGGACTTTCTGGGTGTGTTCCTTTCCTGCCCACAAGTCACAGGGGTTTTTGTTGTCGTTGATACTCATAAGGAACTAAACTTGGCCCAGGAGCTGCCTTTGTGTGCTAGAGAAGTCGGTGGGAGAGTCAGGTCTAAAAGAGAGCATGTCCAGTCCTGGCCGTTCTCCCAGGACGGGCAAGGACTtgcaggggcctgaggaggaCAGTGGCTTCTGTATGACTGCCACTGTCTTGTGTGATAGGCCTGTCAGGAAAACATCATGTAACTTGAAATAAAGTCTGTGTAAATTCAGTATGTGGATGTGGGACAGAGGTTGGAAGGAACGGACTAGggtttggaaaatttaagaatttctcctttttcttatgAGGTCCCTTGTTGACTTTTTTGAACAGCCACAGGTTTATGTCAGATTGAAAATATGAACCCACATCTTTTCCTTGTTTGAGTCTTTAGGATGGCATCATTTGAAAAATGCCCTTCCTTGTTAGGTCACATGTCATAGGAGAGTAGTTTAGGGAGCTCGTATTGTCAGATGTGCTCATGAATTCCCAAAGTCTCTACCTCGGGAGAATGGAACTCTTAACTCGTTTTCAGGCAGGGCTACGAATAAAGAAATGTCTCAATTCCAGCTTCAGCTTTCAGCTGGAATTGTTGCCTCTAATAAGGACAGGACCTAGGAAGTGTGGAAATAGAGGTCTCTTTCTTCCAGGCCGCTTTTCCTCCTTCAATCTGCATTAACTTGTCCAAGCTCAGAATTCTGAAGGCTGCTGGAAATGTGTTGGTATTGCAGAAAGAGCCATTGTCTAGACCGTGGTGTCTCCATCACAAAGAGCACCATGGATTCTTGTGTGGCTCCTGGTCTGGGAAGTCCTACAGGGATCCAGATCGAGCCGTTTCTTCATCCTGAAGCAGGCTTACCCTTCTGACACCAGGATAGGCTAAGGTATTAGGTGTAGTTCAAAGGGCTTGTTTTCCCATCTGCTGTGGGGTTTCATCTAGGATGTCAGCGTGGTTGCACAAGGCATATTTGGTCAGGACTAAGAAAGCTTCCTTCCAGCCAAGCAGTGGAACCTGAGGGCTGGCCATTCCAGTCCCACTCAGACAGTGCGCTGACTCAAGATCAGGAAGCAGCTAGCAGTGTGACCCCCTTCTTAATGTGTAGGTTTGTGCTTCCAGCGGTTCCTCTTGCAGCGTgacctttttctccatctattttatGTTGTGAGGTGGGAGCACAATTGTCACCCAGACCACGGGCCCAGCTATAGTCAGAGTTTGCCAACTCCTTAACAGGAAATGCGTGTGGGTCTTATTGGATCTTCACTGGGGAAAGGCTGGGAACCTCTATCTCAGACTTTTCCTCGTAGGAGAGGTTCTGGGTGCAAGCCAAACTAGACACCTTTACCTTTTGAGGATGAGGCTGGTATTATAAGTGATGATTTTGATATTGAACTTAAGCCACTACTCTAAGTTTTTTTAATTGGCAACTAGAAGTTTAAGTATAGAAACAATATGTATTTTCAACAATTGCCAATTCTGGCTGGTCCCAGTGTTAGTTTATTAGTGACTGATTTTGTGATTATTGGACTCTAAaactccaaaatgaaaatgattttatctCCTGCTCTTCAAGgggtaaaaaacaaaagaaataccttttattttctcctgccCTTTGAACAGCAGAAAACTTGATGGATACAGCCTAGGCCTGAGCACCTGCACCTTTGggtctttggagcagtttctgaCTGCGGCAGTTGACTTTCGGGGATCACATAAGGTCAAACCCAAAAAGATTGCAAGGAAAAGGCTGGACCTTTGCAGCACCTTTAGTTTCCAAAGTCAAAACAGCTGGGGTCCCTTTAATTAAGGTTACAATGctaattataactttaaaatgtttttagaggTAATCAGCATTTTTCAAATTGTGGATTGCTATAATGTCAAAGTTCTGGCTTGATTTTGAAGATGCTGGGAAGTAAGGAGGTGAGTCAAACGCTCTGACTTCAGAGTAGAAATTAATATATGTCGGGAAAGTTGTGTGAAGAAGTAGCCAAAGGAAACAGCTTGACTGAATCTTCTTGCATTGGTGCTGCTGCAAAGCCCATGTATAAACATCAGGAGCCCAGGAATCTACGCTCCTGAGATGGGAGGGGGCAAGTGTTCTTCAATAAGGGTCCTGGCATCACGGGTTAATAATGTTGCTTGGTTAGGTTATGCTGATGTATGGGTTCAGGCAGAGACCTGACAAATTTGACCAAGATTTGGAGACGTGCACCTTTTGGGAAAGACTGTGTATTCCTAGCTACTCTCCTCCGGGATAAATGTAGACCTCGTTAGTTTGGGAAGTTGATGGAGAGAACAGGAGGGTTGACTGGGATCTGGTGAGCATCAGGAACCTTGGTCTCCTCCTACCTCTGCCCACGGTTACCCATGTGAATCGTTTCCCCTCTCAGAGATCATTAGTTCTCCTGGTCCCTGGGTAGTACGCAGAGTACTCTTCTGCAGCCATTGCTCTGCTGCCTTGTGAATTTCATCACAAttttgtaaggtttttttttccccatttgtttttaatcttctgtctttatttctcccATCTTGAATCTGCAATTAGTGACAAAGGACAGGGGAATAGGAGGCTGACCCAAGGAAACACTCAAGTTTCCTGCTTGTTACTTGGTCTCTGCCCTCACTGCCCAGCCCCCCACTGCTGTCCCCAGTCGAGATTTTAGGGGGGGTCATACAAATAGGACAGCTGAGTACACTGATCTCTATGGGGCGTTAGCCAAGTGATTCACCACCCTACCCCCAGGGGACAGAAGAGAAATCTACAAAGGGACAGATGcaccatctttattttaaaagaaaaagccccTTTAGATTTTGTTACTAGGAGTCTCATTTGTGAGGTCTGCTGAGTTTTCTTCCCCAATCCTACCTTCTTACTGGCTaccttttaatattataaatagtaAAGAAACATTCTAGGCTATGTACTATAAAAGAGTACAATGTTTTCACTCTGTAACTCAACACTAATTGATAATCCTGTACTGTTGATTGTGAGCCTTCAGAAATGTTTAATGCTTGACGGGTGGTTTGCGAgacagggacttttttttttaaacaactttattgaggcatattttacataacataaaattcacccatttcaagtgtacaattcagtgattttagtAACTTTCCTCAGTGGCACAGCCATACAGttctcagttttagaacattttcatccccctCAATAAGATCCTTCATGCCTATTTACATGATAATACCTGTTCCTAGCTCTAGGGAATCACCAATCTTTCTGTcgctatatatttgccttttctggacatcatctcaatgaaatcacacaaaatgtggtctcttgtatctggcttttttcatttacatatattttcgaGGTTCACCCATGACATAACTTGTGttagtagtttgttccttttttattgctaaataatattccatcgatGGATATATGTTTCGTCAGCAGGGGGTCTTTTAAACATGGATTTCAACCTCCTGTGGTCTAAATGGAACCCTGAGAACATAGGGCTCCTGGCGGGGCTGCTGCGCATGTCAAAGGGACGGCCTATCAGAACCAGCTTCGTCATCAGAAGCTCCGCGAGGATCCTGACCTGCTGCAGaaacttttataattttgcaACTTCCTTTTTACATGAAACTTCTGTGCTGTCTACACATCGGGCTTCTGAAGCGTCTGATAATTAGCTTAATATGTTAATGAGCATGTGTTTGAGTGGACAAGAAAGTGAAACCatcaatactgtgttgaatattttttcctcCCCGACAAAATGGAGGAATCTCTGAACTTGCTCAATAGCGTCGTCTCCATTACAAAGCGGAACATGTGTTAAAGATCGTGCTGCCTTTGTTAGACCGATTTGGAAGGAAAGAGGCCAGCCAACAGAGGCCGTCAGGAGGAGAAAGGGAGTGGACTTTGCGGTACATCCCAGCGGGTCTGTGCACGGCCCACGCATCTGCTGTTGTGGACGGTGAAGCGCCGAGCGTGCCATGGCAGCTTACCACCTCCAGCAGGCCCAGGCCTGGACTTTGGACCTTTATCCCTATTTCTCAAGTGTTTTAAAAgctgtttttgttccttttttttcccctaaatacaCATCACATGGTAGTTATTAATactttgggggaggggcagggctttaaaactgaagaaaatacttttcataaaaatatcaaaaatggaaaaaaagttacttttttaaaaatttgctataCAAACCAAATGGCAGCTGTTGAAAATCtcattaaaatgagaataaaatgcaTTTGCTGGCAGTGGTACCCTTTTTCCTACAGTTGGGTCATTATATCATATTACAAGGGGGCGTATGCATGGTACGTGTTTGATTTTGTCTCAACGTGGCTCACAGTTTTAGTTGCCCAATTTTCCATTCTAAATGGTGTTACGAAG belongs to Pseudorca crassidens isolate mPseCra1 chromosome 14, mPseCra1.hap1, whole genome shotgun sequence and includes:
- the PAIP2B gene encoding polyadenylate-binding protein-interacting protein 2B, with amino-acid sequence MNGSSVANTSPNIKSKEDQGLNGHDEKENPFAEYMWMENEEDFNRQVEEELQEQEFLDRCFQEMLDEEDQDWFIPSRDLPQAMGQLQQQLNGLSVSDGHDSEDILSKSNLNPDAKEFIPGVKY